In Streptomyces capitiformicae, one genomic interval encodes:
- the macS gene encoding MacS family sensor histidine kinase — protein MPRRERVMRMSVEQPLWRALTGYRVLTMVYAVGLFISACNKFERPWLAVAYFAFLAGWTLVTLPKVANAASCTKRFLAADLTVALVGILLTRFADSTARVEAGGPTLPSIWTAGAVLAFAIKGGWRWAAFASTLVAVANLLHRGAPTRDTIHNVLLVWVASIAIGYVVEVARASERTLARALEIEAATRERERLARDIHDSVLQVLAMVQRRGTALGGEAAELGRMAGEQEVALRTLVSGGLVPVSRISEDAAEGALVRAVEEPDAPDTTDDAAGPLDLRTLLAPYAGAKVTLSEPGNPVPLVPSAARELAAAVGAALDNVRKHAGDGARAWILVEDWPDEIIVTVRDDGPGIPEGRLAQAEGEGRLGVALSIRGRLRDIGGTAELISVPGQGTEVELKVPKASEGPKDARGKAEKR, from the coding sequence GTGCCCAGGCGCGAGAGAGTCATGAGGATGTCGGTCGAGCAGCCGCTGTGGCGCGCGCTCACCGGCTACCGCGTCCTGACGATGGTCTACGCGGTGGGCCTCTTCATCAGCGCGTGCAACAAGTTCGAGCGCCCCTGGCTGGCCGTCGCCTACTTCGCGTTCCTGGCCGGCTGGACCCTGGTGACCCTGCCCAAGGTCGCGAACGCGGCCAGCTGCACCAAGCGGTTCCTCGCCGCCGACCTCACCGTCGCGCTCGTCGGCATCCTGCTCACCCGGTTCGCCGACTCGACCGCCCGGGTCGAGGCCGGCGGTCCGACGTTGCCGTCGATATGGACCGCCGGCGCGGTGCTGGCCTTCGCCATCAAGGGCGGCTGGCGCTGGGCCGCCTTCGCCTCCACGCTCGTCGCCGTCGCCAACCTGCTCCACCGCGGCGCCCCCACCCGTGACACCATCCACAACGTGCTGCTGGTCTGGGTCGCGTCCATCGCCATCGGCTACGTCGTCGAGGTCGCCCGCGCCTCCGAGCGCACCCTCGCCCGCGCCCTGGAGATCGAGGCCGCCACCCGCGAACGGGAACGCCTCGCCCGCGACATCCACGACAGCGTGCTCCAGGTCCTCGCCATGGTCCAGCGACGCGGCACCGCCCTCGGTGGTGAGGCCGCCGAGCTGGGCCGGATGGCCGGTGAGCAGGAGGTCGCGCTGCGCACCCTGGTCTCCGGCGGCCTCGTACCCGTGTCGCGGATCTCCGAGGACGCGGCCGAGGGGGCGCTCGTACGGGCCGTGGAGGAACCGGACGCCCCGGACACCACGGACGACGCGGCGGGCCCGCTGGACCTGCGCACCCTCCTCGCCCCGTACGCGGGCGCGAAGGTCACCCTCTCCGAGCCCGGCAACCCGGTCCCGCTCGTCCCGTCGGCCGCGCGCGAGCTGGCCGCCGCCGTCGGTGCCGCCCTGGACAATGTGCGCAAGCACGCCGGAGACGGGGCCCGGGCCTGGATCCTGGTCGAGGACTGGCCGGACGAGATCATCGTGACCGTACGGGACGACGGCCCCGGCATCCCCGAGGGACGGCTCGCCCAGGCCGAGGGCGAGGGACGGCTCGGGGTGGCCCTGTCCATCAGGGGGCGGCTGCGCGACATCGGCGGCACGGCCGAGCTGATCTCGGTCCCGGGCCAGGGCACGGAAGTCGAACTGAAGGTACCGAAGGCCTCCGAGGGGCCGAAGGACGCACGGGGGAAGGCGGAGAAGCGGTGA
- a CDS encoding lysophospholipid acyltransferase family protein — protein sequence MKVAVGGPLKVTFRPWVEGLENIPAEGAAILASNHLSFSDSFFLPAVLDRKVTFIAKAEYFTTPGVKGKLTAAFFKGVGQLPVDRSGARGAGEAAIKSGIQVIESGELFGIYPEGTRSPDGRLYRGKPGGLARVALATGAPVIPVAMIDTEKIQPPGKVLPKVMRPGIRIGTPLDFSRYQGMEHDRFVLRALTDEVMYEIMKLSGQEYVDMYATAAKRQIADAAKAEKEAGKAARAALAKAEKEQADKERSGS from the coding sequence ATGAAGGTCGCTGTCGGGGGACCGTTGAAGGTCACCTTCCGGCCCTGGGTGGAAGGCCTGGAGAACATTCCGGCCGAGGGCGCGGCGATCCTGGCGAGCAACCACCTCTCGTTCTCGGACTCCTTCTTCCTGCCCGCGGTGCTCGACCGCAAGGTCACCTTCATCGCGAAGGCCGAGTACTTCACCACGCCCGGCGTCAAGGGCAAGCTGACGGCGGCCTTCTTCAAGGGCGTGGGCCAGCTCCCGGTGGACCGCTCCGGCGCGCGCGGCGCGGGGGAGGCCGCCATCAAGAGCGGCATACAGGTCATCGAGAGCGGCGAGCTGTTTGGTATCTACCCCGAGGGCACCCGCTCGCCCGACGGCCGCCTCTACCGCGGCAAGCCCGGCGGCCTGGCCCGCGTGGCCCTCGCCACCGGCGCGCCCGTCATCCCCGTCGCCATGATCGACACCGAGAAGATCCAGCCGCCGGGCAAGGTCCTGCCGAAGGTGATGCGCCCCGGCATCCGTATCGGCACGCCCCTCGACTTCAGCCGCTACCAGGGCATGGAGCACGACCGCTTCGTCCTGCGGGCGCTGACCGACGAGGTCATGTACGAGATCATGAAGCTCTCCGGCCAGGAGTACGTCGACATGTACGCGACCGCCGCCAAGCGGCAGATCGCGGACGCGGCCAAGGCCGAGAAGGAAGCCGGCAAGGCCGCCAGGGCGGCGCTCGCCAAGGCCGAGAAGGAGCAGGCGGACAAGGAACGGTCGGGTTCGTAG
- a CDS encoding alpha/beta fold hydrolase has translation MPVLPGAEPYRHEGGEVGVLLCHGFTGSPQALRPWAEYLAGRGLTVALPLLPGHGTRWEELRVTGWQDWYAEVDRELRALCERCAHVFVAGLSMGGALALRLAAKHGGAVGGVVLVNPSNKVHGLAAHALPLLRHLVPTTRGITGDIAKEGVEELGYDRVPLHAAHSLRTFLRLVDGELPQVTQPLLLLRSPGDHVVPPADSERVLGRVSSTDVTEILLEQSHHVATLDHDADRIFEETHTFVTRLVRESGAGSVRQSDRGSEERSGAGAGSDERSGAGSDEESGAGSDERSGSVSGEQSGAGSVRQREGTATGG, from the coding sequence GTGCCGGTCCTTCCTGGAGCCGAGCCCTACCGCCACGAGGGCGGTGAGGTGGGAGTCCTCCTGTGCCACGGCTTCACCGGTTCCCCGCAGGCGCTGCGCCCCTGGGCCGAGTACCTCGCCGGGCGCGGCCTGACCGTCGCGCTGCCGCTGCTGCCGGGGCACGGCACGCGCTGGGAGGAGCTGCGGGTCACCGGTTGGCAGGACTGGTACGCGGAGGTGGACCGCGAGCTGCGCGCCCTGTGCGAGCGCTGTGCGCATGTCTTCGTCGCGGGGCTGTCCATGGGCGGCGCGCTTGCGCTGCGGCTGGCCGCGAAGCACGGAGGCGCGGTCGGCGGCGTCGTGCTCGTCAACCCCTCCAACAAGGTGCACGGCCTGGCCGCGCACGCCCTCCCTCTGCTGCGGCACCTCGTCCCCACGACCAGGGGAATCACGGGCGACATCGCGAAGGAGGGCGTCGAGGAGCTGGGCTACGACAGGGTGCCGCTGCACGCGGCGCACTCGCTGCGGACCTTCCTGCGGCTCGTCGACGGCGAGCTGCCCCAGGTGACACAGCCATTGCTGCTGCTGCGCAGCCCGGGGGACCATGTGGTGCCGCCCGCCGACTCCGAGCGCGTCCTCGGCCGGGTGTCCTCGACGGACGTCACGGAAATCCTGCTGGAACAGAGCCACCATGTCGCGACGTTGGACCATGACGCGGACCGGATCTTCGAGGAAACCCACACGTTCGTCACCCGTCTTGTGAGGGAGTCCGGGGCAGGATCCGTACGTCAGTCCGATAGAGGATCCGAGGAGCGGTCGGGGGCGGGTGCGGGATCCGACGAGAGGTCGGGAGCCGGATCCGACGAGGAGTCCGGTGCGGGATCCGACGAGAGGTCCGGTTCCGTGTCCGGTGAGCAGTCCGGTGCGGGATCCGTGAGGCAGAGGGAAGGGACGGCCACTGGTGGCTGA
- a CDS encoding endonuclease/exonuclease/phosphatase family protein, translating into MPTPPLPNSGTEPDGSATIRVLSYNIRSMRDDTAALARVIAACTPDLVLIQEAPRFFRWRKKLARLAATSGLVTLSGGATASGPALLCSLRATVERAEDILLPLTPGLHRRGFATAVVRFGRARLGVLSCHLSLQQDERYEQGGMLLDRLAGLGVEHAVAGGDLNERPNGRTFQRLATELQDCWTTSPWGSEYTSTPADPHQRIDAILATPGIEVLGCGVPLDHPGITEHDLRAATDHLPVLAALRVPAAS; encoded by the coding sequence ATGCCGACGCCGCCGCTCCCCAACTCCGGTACCGAACCCGACGGTTCGGCAACCATCCGCGTCCTCAGCTACAACATCCGCTCCATGAGGGACGACACGGCAGCCCTGGCCCGTGTCATCGCGGCCTGCACTCCCGACCTGGTCCTCATCCAAGAGGCACCCCGCTTCTTCCGCTGGCGCAAAAAGCTCGCGCGGCTGGCCGCGACCTCCGGCCTGGTCACCCTCTCCGGCGGCGCCACCGCCTCCGGCCCGGCCCTGCTGTGCAGCCTCCGAGCCACCGTCGAACGCGCTGAGGACATCCTCCTGCCGCTCACCCCCGGCCTGCACCGACGCGGCTTCGCCACGGCAGTGGTCCGCTTCGGCCGGGCCCGCCTGGGCGTCCTGTCCTGCCACCTCTCCCTCCAGCAGGACGAGCGGTACGAGCAGGGCGGCATGCTCCTCGACCGCCTCGCCGGGCTGGGCGTGGAGCACGCCGTCGCGGGCGGCGACCTCAACGAACGCCCGAACGGCCGCACGTTCCAACGCCTCGCCACCGAACTCCAGGACTGCTGGACCACGTCCCCCTGGGGCAGCGAGTACACCTCCACCCCCGCCGACCCCCATCAGCGCATCGACGCGATCCTGGCCACGCCCGGCATCGAGGTCCTCGGCTGCGGGGTCCCCCTCGACCACCCCGGAATCACCGAGCACGACCTGAGGGCGGCCACGGACCACCTCCCGGTCCTGGCCGCCCTCAGAGTGCCCGCCGCGTCCTAG
- a CDS encoding ROK family glucokinase, whose product MGLTIGVDIGGTKIAAGVVDEEGNILSTHKVPTPGTPEGIVDAIAAAVEGARAGHDIVGVGIGAAGYVNRQRSTVYFAPNIDWRNEPLKEKVEARVKLPVVVENDANAAAWGEYKFGAGKGHRNVICITLGTGLGGGIIIGNKLRRGHYGVAAEFGHIRMVPDGLLCGCGSQGCWEQYASGRALVRYAKQRANATPENAEILLGMGDGTPDGIEGKHISMAARQGDPVAVDSYRELARWAGAGLADLASLFDPSAFIVGGGLSDEGELVLDPIRKSYKRWLVGGNWRPVAEVIAAQLGNEAGLVGAADLAREPDPIM is encoded by the coding sequence ATGGGACTCACCATCGGCGTCGACATCGGCGGTACCAAGATCGCGGCGGGCGTGGTCGACGAGGAGGGCAACATCCTCTCGACCCACAAGGTGCCGACCCCGGGTACGCCCGAGGGGATCGTGGACGCCATTGCCGCCGCCGTCGAGGGCGCGCGAGCCGGGCACGACATCGTCGGCGTGGGCATCGGCGCCGCCGGCTATGTCAACCGGCAGCGGTCGACCGTGTACTTCGCCCCCAACATCGACTGGCGCAACGAGCCGCTGAAGGAAAAGGTCGAAGCACGCGTCAAGCTCCCCGTCGTCGTGGAGAACGACGCCAACGCGGCCGCGTGGGGCGAGTACAAGTTCGGCGCCGGCAAGGGCCACCGCAACGTCATCTGCATCACCCTCGGCACCGGCCTGGGCGGCGGCATCATCATCGGCAACAAGCTGCGCCGCGGGCACTACGGCGTGGCCGCCGAGTTCGGACACATCCGGATGGTTCCGGACGGGTTGCTGTGCGGCTGCGGCTCCCAGGGCTGCTGGGAGCAGTACGCGTCGGGCCGTGCGCTCGTGCGCTACGCCAAGCAGCGCGCCAACGCGACCCCGGAGAACGCCGAGATACTCCTCGGCATGGGCGACGGCACCCCCGACGGCATCGAGGGCAAGCACATCTCCATGGCCGCCCGCCAGGGCGACCCCGTCGCCGTCGACTCCTACCGCGAACTCGCCCGCTGGGCCGGCGCCGGCCTCGCCGACCTCGCCTCCCTCTTCGACCCGTCGGCGTTCATTGTCGGCGGCGGCCTCTCGGACGAGGGCGAACTGGTCCTCGACCCCATCCGCAAGTCCTACAAGCGCTGGCTCGTAGGCGGCAACTGGCGTCCGGTCGCCGAGGTCATCGCCGCCCAACTGGGCAACGAGGCGGGCCTGGTGGGCGCGGCCGACCTGGCGAGAGAGCCGGACCCGATCATGTAA
- a CDS encoding DUF5304 domain-containing protein codes for MSEERPTSDAAGEDARSADERTADDRVRATDADAWATACEEDLAAEKARRRAKYGPPPGSAAEELRKLVDTVAGKLSGLQSPLFGAVAGGAAQQMVNQVVRQAKAAVEPVIERNPDVFDHLAAAGGELLAAYRSAVEAQERRWTTRDTAHRERRDEGDDPGPGERIDLD; via the coding sequence ATGAGCGAAGAGCGCCCCACGTCCGATGCCGCCGGGGAGGACGCGCGCTCGGCTGACGAGCGCACGGCTGACGACAGGGTGCGTGCGACCGACGCCGACGCCTGGGCCACGGCGTGCGAGGAGGACCTCGCCGCGGAGAAGGCCCGCCGCCGCGCGAAGTACGGGCCCCCGCCGGGCTCGGCCGCCGAGGAGCTGCGCAAGCTGGTCGACACCGTCGCCGGCAAGCTCTCCGGTCTGCAGTCGCCGCTGTTCGGCGCGGTGGCCGGCGGCGCGGCCCAGCAGATGGTCAACCAGGTCGTCCGCCAGGCCAAGGCCGCCGTCGAACCCGTCATCGAACGCAACCCCGACGTCTTCGACCACCTCGCCGCCGCCGGAGGCGAACTCCTCGCCGCGTACCGCTCGGCCGTCGAGGCCCAGGAACGACGCTGGACGACCCGTGACACCGCCCACCGGGAACGCCGGGACGAGGGCGACGATCCGGGCCCCGGCGAGCGTATCGACCTGGACTGA
- a CDS encoding ArsA family ATPase, whose protein sequence is MRTILITGQGGSGRTTVAAATALKAAREGARTLVLSADRTDSLGAVLGVGTGAEPVRVAPELTAWRPDAAADFREDLVAFQARAASVLDLLGAGRLDAEELTPLPGAEELALLRALRDAALSEAYDLVVVDLPPAPQALALLGLPEELRRYLRRLLPAERQAARALRPVLGRLAGVPMPAEWLYETAARWDVELAAVAAIVEDPGTTVRLVAEPGPAGADHVRVASVGLALRALPVEALIANRILPENTHDTWLGGLVAQQRKVLAEWREDRPLREVAHLGRDPRGADDLTALDVPGVDDIHGAAARVEWPVVDRLGDGSPDGVLVWHVPLPGAIRDELDLIRRGDELVVTAGQFRRIVPLPSALRRCTVDGAALRDGELRIRFAPDPRLWPQGR, encoded by the coding sequence ATGCGCACCATCCTGATCACCGGGCAAGGCGGCAGCGGCCGTACGACGGTTGCTGCGGCCACCGCGCTCAAGGCGGCCCGAGAGGGAGCCCGCACGCTTGTGCTGAGCGCGGACCGGACGGACAGTCTGGGGGCCGTGCTGGGGGTGGGCACGGGCGCCGAGCCCGTACGGGTCGCACCGGAGCTCACCGCTTGGCGGCCCGACGCCGCGGCGGACTTCCGGGAGGACCTCGTCGCGTTTCAGGCGCGGGCGGCGTCGGTGCTCGATCTGCTGGGGGCCGGTCGGCTGGACGCCGAGGAGCTCACGCCCCTCCCCGGTGCCGAGGAGCTGGCGTTGCTGCGGGCGCTGCGTGATGCCGCGCTGTCCGAGGCGTACGACCTGGTCGTCGTCGACCTGCCGCCCGCGCCGCAGGCACTCGCGTTGCTCGGGCTGCCGGAGGAGCTGCGGCGTTATCTGCGGCGGCTGCTGCCGGCGGAGCGGCAGGCGGCCCGGGCGCTGCGGCCGGTCCTCGGCCGGCTGGCCGGGGTGCCGATGCCCGCGGAGTGGCTGTACGAGACGGCGGCCCGCTGGGACGTCGAGCTGGCCGCCGTCGCCGCGATCGTCGAGGACCCCGGCACGACCGTACGGCTGGTCGCCGAGCCCGGCCCGGCCGGCGCCGACCACGTGCGCGTCGCGAGCGTCGGCCTCGCCCTGCGCGCCCTGCCCGTGGAGGCGCTGATCGCCAACCGGATCCTCCCGGAGAACACGCACGACACCTGGCTCGGCGGCCTGGTCGCCCAGCAGCGAAAGGTCCTCGCGGAGTGGCGGGAGGACCGTCCCCTACGGGAGGTCGCCCACCTCGGCCGTGACCCGCGCGGCGCCGACGACCTCACCGCCCTCGACGTACCCGGTGTCGACGACATCCACGGCGCTGCCGCCCGCGTCGAGTGGCCCGTCGTCGACCGGCTCGGCGACGGGTCACCCGACGGGGTGCTTGTCTGGCACGTCCCGCTGCCCGGCGCCATACGCGACGAGCTGGACCTCATCCGGCGCGGTGACGAGTTGGTCGTCACCGCGGGCCAGTTCCGCCGTATTGTTCCGCTGCCGTCCGCGCTGCGCCGCTGCACGGTCGACGGCGCAGCCCTCAGGGACGGCGAGCTGAGGATCCGCTTCGCGCCGGACCCGCGGTTGTGGCCGCAGGGTCGGTGA
- a CDS encoding SRPBCC family protein, which yields MAEFTSSSITIEAAAADVMGVIADFARYPDWTGEVKEAEVLRTDEQGRAEQVRLVMDAGAIKDDQTLAYTWTGANEVSWTLVKSQMLRSLDGSYILKPVGDGVTEVTYQLTVDVKIPMLGMIKRKAEKVIIDRALAGLKKRVESGA from the coding sequence ATGGCGGAATTCACCAGTTCGAGCATCACGATCGAGGCTGCGGCGGCCGATGTCATGGGAGTGATCGCCGACTTCGCCCGCTACCCGGACTGGACGGGTGAGGTGAAGGAGGCGGAGGTCCTCCGGACGGATGAGCAGGGGCGGGCCGAGCAGGTCCGACTGGTCATGGACGCGGGGGCGATCAAGGACGACCAGACGCTGGCGTACACATGGACCGGGGCGAACGAAGTGTCCTGGACGCTGGTGAAGTCGCAGATGCTGCGGTCGTTGGACGGGTCGTACATCCTCAAGCCGGTGGGGGACGGGGTGACCGAGGTGACCTACCAGCTGACCGTCGACGTGAAGATCCCGATGCTCGGGATGATCAAGCGCAAGGCGGAGAAGGTCATTATCGACCGGGCGCTGGCGGGTCTGAAGAAGCGGGTCGAGTCGGGCGCGTGA
- a CDS encoding metallophosphoesterase family protein, with translation MVSDVHGNARDLARAGEGADALVCLGDLVLFLDYADHSRGIFPDLFGAENASRLVALRTARRFEEARELGTRLWAGVGGDRAAVIEKAVRKQYAELFAAFPTPTYATYGNVDMPMLWPEYAGEGTTVLDGERVEIGGWVFGFVGGGLRTPMRTPYEISDEEYAAKIEAVGEVDVLCTHIPPEVPELVYDTVARRFERGSRALLEAIRRTRPRYSLFGHVHQPLARRMRIGATECVNVGHFAGSGKPWVLEW, from the coding sequence GTGGTCAGCGACGTGCACGGCAACGCACGCGACCTGGCCCGGGCGGGCGAGGGCGCGGACGCCCTGGTGTGCCTCGGTGACCTGGTCCTTTTTCTCGACTACGCCGACCACTCGCGCGGCATCTTCCCCGACCTGTTCGGCGCCGAGAACGCGAGCCGGCTCGTCGCGCTGCGCACCGCCCGGCGCTTCGAGGAGGCGCGTGAGCTGGGGACCCGGTTGTGGGCGGGCGTCGGCGGCGACCGGGCCGCCGTCATCGAGAAGGCGGTGCGCAAGCAGTACGCCGAGCTGTTCGCTGCGTTTCCCACGCCGACGTACGCCACGTACGGCAATGTCGATATGCCGATGCTGTGGCCGGAGTACGCCGGTGAGGGGACCACCGTGCTGGACGGCGAACGGGTGGAGATCGGGGGGTGGGTCTTCGGGTTCGTGGGCGGCGGGCTCAGGACTCCCATGCGGACGCCGTACGAGATCAGCGACGAGGAGTACGCGGCGAAGATCGAGGCGGTGGGGGAGGTGGACGTGCTGTGCACGCACATCCCGCCGGAGGTGCCGGAACTCGTCTACGACACGGTGGCGCGGCGTTTCGAGCGGGGGAGCCGGGCGCTGCTGGAGGCGATCCGTCGTACACGGCCCCGGTATTCACTCTTCGGACATGTCCACCAGCCGCTGGCCCGGCGGATGCGGATCGGAGCGACGGAGTGCGTGAACGTGGGGCACTTCGCGGGGAGCGGGAAGCCGTGGGTGCTGGAGTGGTGA
- a CDS encoding AMP-dependent synthetase/ligase, whose amino-acid sequence MREFSLPALYEVPTDGNLTDIVRRNAAQHPDVAVIARKVGGAWQDVSAVQFLDEVRAAAKGLIATGVQPGDRVGLMSRTRYEWTLLDFAIWSAGAITVPVYETSSPEQVQWILSDSGATACIVELDGHSAAVESVRDRLPALKHVWQIEGGGVEELGRLGQDVTDAAVEERSSLAKADDPATIVYTSGTTGRPKGCVLTHRSFFAECGNVVERLRPLFRTGECSVLLFLPLAHVFGRLVQVAPMMAPIKLGTVPDIKNLTDELASFRPTLILGVPRVFEKVYNSARAKAQADGKGKIFDKAADTAIAYSKALDTPSGPPLGLKIKHMVFDRLVYSKLRAVLGGKGEYAISGGAPLGERLGHFFRGIGFTVLEGYGLTETCAATAFNPWDRQKIGTVGQPLPGSVVRIADDGEVLLHGDHLFKGYWNNPAATEEALADGWFHSGDIGTLDEDGYLRITGRKKEIIVTAGGKNVAPAVIEDRIRAHALVAECMVVGDGRPFVGALVTVDEEFLGRWAAEHGKPAGSTAASLRADADLNAAIQAAIDDGNAAVSKAESVRKFRILSSQFTEDSGHLTPSLKLKRNVVAKDFADEIEAIYRVTP is encoded by the coding sequence TTGCGCGAGTTCAGCCTTCCGGCTTTGTACGAGGTCCCGACGGACGGCAACCTGACCGACATCGTCCGTAGAAACGCCGCGCAGCATCCCGATGTCGCCGTCATCGCCCGCAAGGTGGGCGGCGCCTGGCAGGACGTCAGCGCTGTTCAGTTCCTCGACGAGGTGCGGGCCGCCGCGAAGGGGCTCATCGCCACCGGCGTCCAGCCGGGCGACCGGGTCGGGCTCATGTCCCGTACCCGGTACGAGTGGACCCTGCTGGACTTCGCGATCTGGTCGGCCGGCGCGATCACCGTGCCGGTGTACGAGACCAGCTCGCCGGAGCAGGTGCAGTGGATCCTCTCCGACTCGGGCGCGACCGCCTGCATCGTGGAGCTGGACGGTCACTCGGCCGCCGTCGAGTCGGTGCGCGACCGACTGCCCGCGCTGAAGCACGTGTGGCAGATCGAGGGCGGTGGTGTCGAGGAGCTGGGGCGGCTCGGCCAGGACGTCACCGACGCGGCGGTCGAGGAGCGCAGCTCGCTGGCGAAGGCCGACGATCCGGCGACCATCGTCTACACGTCCGGTACGACGGGCCGCCCGAAGGGGTGTGTCCTCACCCATCGCAGCTTCTTCGCCGAGTGCGGCAACGTCGTCGAGCGGCTGCGGCCGCTGTTCCGTACGGGCGAGTGCAGCGTCCTGCTGTTCCTCCCGCTCGCGCATGTCTTCGGCCGGCTGGTGCAGGTCGCGCCGATGATGGCGCCGATCAAGCTGGGCACGGTCCCGGACATCAAGAACCTCACCGACGAGCTGGCCTCCTTCCGGCCGACGCTGATCCTCGGTGTCCCGCGTGTCTTCGAGAAGGTCTACAACTCGGCCCGCGCCAAGGCACAGGCGGACGGCAAGGGCAAGATCTTCGACAAGGCCGCGGACACGGCGATCGCGTACAGCAAGGCCCTGGACACCCCGTCGGGCCCGCCCCTCGGCCTGAAGATCAAACACATGGTCTTCGACAGACTCGTCTACAGCAAGCTGCGCGCGGTGCTCGGCGGCAAGGGTGAGTACGCCATCTCCGGCGGTGCCCCGCTGGGCGAGCGCCTCGGGCACTTCTTCCGCGGCATCGGCTTCACGGTTCTGGAGGGCTACGGCCTGACCGAGACCTGTGCCGCCACCGCCTTCAACCCCTGGGACCGGCAGAAGATCGGCACGGTCGGCCAGCCGCTGCCCGGCTCGGTGGTCCGCATCGCCGACGACGGCGAGGTGCTGCTGCACGGCGACCACCTGTTCAAGGGGTACTGGAACAACCCGGCCGCCACCGAGGAGGCGCTGGCGGACGGCTGGTTCCACAGCGGTGACATCGGCACCCTCGACGAGGACGGCTACCTCAGGATCACCGGCCGCAAGAAGGAGATCATCGTCACCGCGGGCGGCAAGAACGTCGCCCCGGCCGTGATCGAGGACCGTATCCGGGCGCACGCGCTGGTCGCCGAATGCATGGTCGTCGGCGACGGACGCCCGTTCGTGGGTGCGCTGGTCACCGTCGACGAGGAGTTCCTGGGCCGTTGGGCCGCCGAGCACGGCAAGCCGGCGGGCTCCACCGCGGCGTCGCTGCGTGCGGACGCGGACCTGAACGCGGCGATCCAGGCCGCGATCGACGACGGCAACGCCGCGGTGTCGAAGGCGGAATCGGTGCGGAAGTTCCGCATTCTTTCCTCCCAGTTCACGGAGGATTCGGGCCACCTGACGCCGTCCCTGAAGCTCAAGCGCAATGTGGTGGCGAAGGACTTCGCGGACGAGATCGAGGCGATCTATCGCGTCACTCCGTGA